The Natrinema caseinilyticum genomic sequence TGCGATCTCGCGACGACGGACGGATCGCAGGCAACGGGTATCCTACCGCCATCTCCGAGGAATAGTGAACTGAAGTCGGTTTTCAGGCGACTCGAGCGGGTCCCGACGGTCCGTCCGCGTTGCTCGAGACGACGTGTCACATTCGAGAGGGACGTCGGCCGGTTCGTCCTCGTACTCGAGAACGATGCGGGGAATCCTCGAACGAGAACTGCTGGACAGACGACTCCAGCGGTGTCTCCACCGGCATTCGAACGACGTTCGCCGCTACCGTTTGGCTCGCGCGGCCGTTTCCCGGGGACTCTCCGCGAGCGTCACCGACCGGCCGCTCTCGCTCGAGCGGTAAATCGCGTCGATGACCCGCTGGACGGTCAGCGCCTCCTCGACGGTGTTGGTCTCCGGCGCCGTCCCCGCGGCGACGGCCGCGAGGAACGCTTCGTCCTGCTCGGCGTAGCCGGTCACGGTGGTGTCGCCGGTCATATCGACGTCGGCGTAGTAGTCGCTGCCGGCGGTTCCCGTCTCGAGGATCTCCAGGTTCGTGTCTCCGATGTCGAACTGCGCGCCCGCCTGAGTCCCGCGGACGCGAAAGTCCATGCTCTCCTGGCGGTTGGTCGCCCAGGCGGCCTCGAGCGAGATGGTCTGGCCGTCGGCACAGCGGACGAACGCGCTGACCGAATCGTCGACGTCGTACGTTTCGGCTTCAGCGTCCCAGTTGTCCCCGAAGCCGTCCGGATCCGCGTATTCCTCCCTGGTACCGAAGGTGGTCCGCGTGACGCCGCTCACCTCGACGATCTCGGGAAAGTCCAGCGTGTAGAGGGCGAGGTCGAGGGCGTGGACGCCGATGTCGAGGAGGGCACCGCCGCCCGCGAGTTCGGGGTCGGTAAACCACGACCCAGGACCCGGGACGCCGCGTCGACGGACGTAGTTGGCCTCGACGTGAGTCAGGTCGCCGAAGCGGCCGCGGGCGTGCTGTTCGTCGAACATGGCCATCGAGGCGGCGTAGCGGTTGTGAAATCCGACCATACAGATGCCGTCGGCTCTAGCCGCCGCGTCGACGATCCGTTCTGCGCTTTCTAGGGTATGCGCGAGCGGTTTTTCCACGAGGACGTCACGGCCGGCCTCGAGGGCTGCGACGGCGATCGGTTCGTGGAACCGATTGGGCGTGGTCACGATGACGGCGTCGACCGCATCGTCGACGACGAGTTCCTCGTGGGTCTCGTACGTGACAGCGCCGAATTCGTCGGCGAATCGTCGTCGTTGTTCCGGGACGAGGTCCGCACCGGCGACGACGTCGGCGCCGAGATCCCGAACGCTTCGAGCGTGGAGGGTGCCCATACCGCCGAGGCCGACGATGCCGACGCCGATCATGTCTCGGCCCCCGATTTCGAGTCAGCAGAAACGAACGGACGGTGAGAAACGAACCATTTCGACGACGTTTGAGTGCGATCCCGGTCCATAGAGAGAGGCAGTCGGCGATCGAAATAAGGGTTGTGACCGATTAATCTGTGCAATCATTTAGCAATTAATAACGAGCCATACTATTACGGAACGAATATTCAAATATATTGAATAAATATGTTATTTACCGCATCCGTCCTCGCCCGCGTCCGGCCGAGCTAAGTTCACGACGGTCGACCGAACCGATATGGTCGCAGTCACGATCTGGAACGAATTTCGCCACGAACGCGAGGACGAGGCGGTCGGGGCCGTCTACCCAAATGGAATCCACGAGGTACTCGCCGCCGCACTCGCCGACGCACACGACGTCAGGACCGCGACGCTCGACGAACCCCACCACGGTCTCACTGCCGAGGTCCTCGAGGCGACCGACGTCCTCCTGTGGTGGGGCCACGAGGCCCACGACGAGGTCTCGGACGCGGTCGCCGACCGCGTTCACCGCCGTGTTCTCGAGGGGATGGGGTTTCTCCCGCTGCACTCGAGTCACTACGCGAAGCCCTTCGTACGGCTCATGGGAACGTCCTGCAGCCTGCAGTATCGCGAGGACGGCGCCACAGAGCGCCTGTGGGTCGTCGATCCCGGTCATCCGATCGCCGACGGACTCGACGAGTTCGTCGAACTACCCGAAACGGAGATGTACGGCGAACCGTTCGACGTCCCCGAACCCGACCGGCAGGTGTTCGTCAGCTGGTTCGAGGGCGGCGAGGTGTTTCGAAGCGGCTGCTGTTACCGGCGCGGCAACGGGCGAATCTTCTATTTCCGGCCGGGCCACGAGACCTATCCGATCTACCACGACGCGGCGGTTCGCCGCGTGCTCCGCAACGCCGTCGAGTGGGCCAGTCCGACCGAGGGGGCACCACGGACGTTCGGGGAACGGGCGTAGCGCGCGCGTTCAGGGGATTTCTCACTCGCGGGGGCCCCTTCGTCCGTTCAGAACGTCTGTCGCCCTTCGTCGGTGATGACGCTCTCGAGCAGGTCGACCGGCGTCGCGTCGTAGGCGGGGTTCTTCACGTCGAAGCCGTCGGCCGGTTCGGCCATCACCTCGCTGTCGGGGCGGAATTCGTTCTCGAAGACGAACCCCTCGCTTACGATTTTCGAGGCCGAACCGAGGACGGTGACCGGGACGCCGACCTGCGCCGCCGTCGCGGCGATCGGGAACGTCCCGACGCGATTGTACAGCGTCTCGTTGACGATGCAATCCATCCCGACGACGACGCGGTCGCACTCCTCGAGGTAGATTCCGTGGGCGCTGTCGGTGACCAGCGTGGCGTCGACCCCCTCGAGATCGGCGAGCGTTCTGGCGGTCTTGCGTCCGAGATATCGGGGGCGTGCCTCGGTGACGTAGACGTCGAACGTCTTGCCCGCCTCGATGGCCTGCTCGAGGGCTTCGAGGACCGTCGAGGAGTAATCGTGAGTCAGCAAGGTCGCGCCGTCGGTGAGTTCGTCGACGGCGTTTTCGGCCGCCAATCGCTTGCCGGATTCGATCCGCGTGACGACCTCGTCGATCTTCTCGCTCGTCAGCCGCCGCGCCTCATCGACGCTGTCGGGATCCGCGTCGGCCACGTCGTCGACGACTTCCCGAACGGCGTTCTGGAGCGAAGCGTGAGAGGGGTTCGCCCGCCGCAGGACGGAGCCGTTGCGCTCGAGCGCGCGGGTGTACTCCTCGACGGTGGCGAACTCCCGCTCGACGAGTTCCTGGAGGGCTCGTGCGGCGTTTGCGGCTACTACCGAGGAGCTGTGCGTTTGCATCTCCCTGATTTCCTCGGCGGTCTCGTCGATCATACGTTGACGAATTCCCGACAACGGCAAAGGTGTTCCGGGTATACGGACCGTCAGCGGGCGGGCATCTCGAGACGCGAGCCCGGAGACGGCCCGTCGATCCAGCCCGACGCTGGCGATAGACAGCGAACAGTATACGTCCTCGAACCACCTAGAGCCATCGATGACCGTCACCGTCAGGTACACGTGCCCGCACTGCGGTGCCGTGGTGAGCGTCGAACGACGGCCCGACCTCGCGGATCGATCCGTCACCACGATCCCACAACCGGGGTGGGAGTACGCCACCCCGGACGGGGCCGTCGAGGAGGCCGACGGGATCGAGTTCCTCTGTGGCGAGGACGGACCCGTTACCGATCTGGAGGGCGATCCCGTCGAAGGCTGTGGCCGCCCGTTTTATCTCAATTTCGTCCGCTACGAGCAGGGCGTGGAACTCGAGCCCGATCCGCCGACCTACGGCGGGCCGCGGTTCGATTTCAGGGGGTAGGAACGGACGGCCACCGGAACCACGGACGAAGCGAGCAACGGGCAGCGAGAGCGGTACTCTCGCCGGACGGATCGTCGCGGCCGGTTCGAGCGAGCGGAGTGAGCGAGGACCGCCGGTAAAAAGGTGGGAACACAACCCTTTTCGAGGCCCGGAGGTACCTACCGACATGGACGAAGCCGCCGTTCGCGACCGCCTCCGGACGGTCGACGATCCGGAACTCGGCGACGACATCGTTTCGCTCGGCCTCGTAAACGACATCGACATCGACGGCGACGGCGACCGCGTCGCGGTCGATCTCGCCCTCGGGGCCCCCTACTCGCCCACCGAAAGTGACATCGCCGCCGCTGTTCGACGTGTACTGACGGATGCGGGGCTCGAACCGGATCTCACCGCGAGCGTTCCCGACCGGGACGATCTCACGAACGAGGAACAGGTCCTGCCGAACGTCAAGAACGTCATCGCAGTCGCCTCCGGAAAGGGCGGCGTCGGCAAATCCACCGTCGCGGTCAACCTCGCCGCCGGCCTCTCGCAGCTCGGTGCCCGCGTCGGCCTCTTCGACGCCGACGTCTACGGCCCGAACGTTCCGCGGATGGTCGCCGCCGACGAGCCGCCGATGGCCACCGAGGACGAAACTCTCGTTCCGCCCGAAAAGTACGGCGTGAAGCTGATGAGTATGGCGTTTCTCACCGGCGAGGACGACCCCGTCATCTGGCGCGGCCCGATGGTCCACAAGGTAATCACGCAACTCACCGAGGACGTCGAGTGGGGCTACCTCGACTACCTCGTCGTCGATCTCCCGCCGGGAACCGGTGACACCCAGCTGACGATGCTTCAGACCATGCCCGTCACCGGCGCGGTCATCGTCACGACCCCGCAGGGCGTCGCGCTCGACGACGCCCGGAAGGGCCTCGAAATGTTCGCCAAACACGACACCGTCGTCCTGGGGATCGCCGAAAACATGTCGACGTTCGTCTGTCCCGATTGCGGCGGCGAACACGACATCTTCGGCTCCGGCGGTGGCGAGGAGTTCGCCGAGGAACACGACATGCCCTTCCTCGGATCGATTCCCCTCGATACCGCCGTCCGTGAGGGCGGCGACGGTGGGAAGCCGACCGTCCTGAAAGACGGGGGCGACACCAGCGACGCGCTCCGGACGCTCACCGAGAACGTCGCCAACAATACCGGCATCGTCCACCGGCAAGGAATCTCTCAGACGCGCCGGAACGAAGCAGCGTCGCCCGACCGATGACCGCCGACTCGAGCGACGGCGACGATTCCGACGTCGGTTCGAGCGGTGATACCCCGAACACGGGTTACGAATTCGAATCCGACGCCGAGCGCGTCGACTTCCTCCGAGACATCGCCGACGACATTCGCGGTGACTCGAGCGAGCGCGAGCAACTCGCGAACGTCCTGTACCGAACCAGCGACCTCTTCGACGAGCGCGAAGAGACCTCGCCCGAGGAGATCGTTCGCAATATGAAGGTCATCCTCGAGGTCACCGACCGCGGTGGCCTCGAGCGCTGAGTCGGTTCGCTCGATACGAGACCGGTTCTCGCCGTGTCGCCGTCGCAGGTCCCACGTGGCCCCAAGACCCACGATTTTGCGTACTCCTCGTCGCCCAGGTCACCGGTCGTTCGACGACGCATCGGTCGGTTCTCGGCGGCGACCGGGCCGGATTCGGACGCGCCACTTTTGCGTCTGCCCCTCGAGGTGCGAGTGTGGACGCAAATCAACGGTCTCGAGCGAACCCCTTCGGTATGGACGAGGAGTGTCGGAACTGTCCGGCGCTTTGCGAGACGCGCACGCAGGTGGTACACGGCTACGGCGACGTCGGTGCGGACTTCCTGTTCGTCGGCGAGCGGCCGACGGCGCGAGCGGACGCCGTCGGCGTCCCGTTCGCCGGCGCGGGCGGACGCGACGGCGAGGGCGGGCTTCGGCGGATGCTCGAGCGCCTCGGCCTGTGTGACGTCACCTCGCCGGCCGACGCGCCCGCGCTCGAGAACGCCTACCTGACGGATCTGACGCGCTGTCGCGATCCCGACCGGCGGCCGACCGACGACGAGATCGACGCGTGTGAGCCCTACCTCAACGCCGAAATCCGGATGATCAACCCCGAGATTCTCGTTCCCGTCGGCGAGAGCGCGCTGACCGAACTGGGAACCGAGTACACGACGACGCCGACGGACGACCTCACGCTTCCAGGCGACCACGCGGCGCGGATTCGCGGTCGCGGGTTCGAACTGGTTCCGATGATCGATCCGCACGAACAGACCGACGAGCAAACGCAGACCTGGATCGAGACCTTCGCACAGCTCATGGCGTCGGATTACCGGCAGACGAAGGGACGACAAGAACGGTAGGAACGGGAAGAACGATGGGCACGGGAGGAACGAGAGGACCGAACCGGTACCGGAGCGAAACCGAGCAGTCGATCACCAGTACGGGTTCTCGCGCCAGCGTCTCGAGCCCGCACCGAGGGCGATTAGCGCACCCACGGCGAGGACCGCGACGACGAGGGCGCCGATCGTCGACGTGAGGTATTCGGATGAGTCGATCAGGTAGCCGGTACCGAAGCCGTATCCGCCGAGGATGGCCAGCGCTGCGATCACGATCATCGCGAGCAGTCCGGCGATCGAGCGATCGTCCATGCTCGACCGATGACGCTCCTGCATTATAATTCGTCGCGATTTCCGCCGCGTCGGGATCGCTCGAGCCCCGACCCCGCAGCGTCCGATCCGCGAGAGCGGACGGACCGCGCACGATACCGAACGGACCGCACACGATATCGGGAAGCGCCGCGTTCAATACCCGCGCGCCCCGAATGGTCGGTATGATCGTCGTCGTTCCGGTCGACCCGCCGCGAGACGGTCTCGTGCTTCAGTCGCTCGCCGAGCAGTCCCCGCTTTCCGACGCGGAGACGGCGTCGCTGTACGAAGCCGCCCTCGCGGACGTCCTGTGGGCGGTCGCACGCAGCGGCGGCGACCTGCTGGTCAACTATCGAGACGCCGAGACGCTGCCCGAAGCACAGGCAGACGGTGACCCGGAAGCGGAGATACGGTCCCTCGTCTCGAACGCTCTCGGCGAGACCGCCGACGTCCGATTCGAACGGCAGGTCGGCTCCAGCCGATCGGCTCGCGTCGGCAACACCGTCACCCACCTGTTAGAGCGCGAAGACGCACAGAGCGTCGGCGTCCTCGATCCGACCGTTCCGCTGGTCAACCGAACGGAGATCGACGGGGCGGCGATGTCGTTGCGTCGCCACGACGTCGTCCTCGGGCCGTCGACCGGCGGGCGGATCTATTTCGCGGGGTTTTCCCAGCCGATCGACTTCACCGACGCGTACGCGACGCCCGAACTGCCGACGCTGGCCCGGCGTGGGACCGAGGCCGGTCTCGGCGTCGGTTTCGCACCGATGCTCCCGACGGTCACGTCGCCCGTCGGACTGCAAACGACGATCGCCGGGATCGAGGCGCGCCAGGCCGCCGATCGACCGGGTGCCGAGGCGACGGCGGCGCTGGTGGACGACCTCGGGCTTTCGATCGGAGAGGGCGACGCGCTCGAGCGCCGGTAGACCGACAACCCTTTTTGAACGTACGGCGAATCGAGAGACGAGGTGGGGTGGCAGAGCGGCCTAACGCGCCTGCCTTGAGAGCAGGTGGCTGTCAAGCCTCATGGGTTCAAATCCCATCCCTACCGTTTTTCGTGAAAGAACACGACGAAGGTAGTGAGGAGTCTCTCGATCGAAAAACGAAACGGCGGGATTTGAACTACGGAAGACGCACGTTCGTGAGCGAAGCGAACGAAACCGTCTTCAGGTGGTTCAAATCCCATCCCTACCGTTTTGCGACGAACGAACGTGAGGAGCCTCTCGAGCCGAAAACGATACGTTGGGACTTGAAGGACGGAACGAGGGTGCGAAGCGGACAAACGCACGTGAGAACCTCTCGGTGACCGTCACGTAAAAAGCGACGCGTAGATGGTGGAACGTGGATCGAGGCCGGCGGTGGATCGACACCGGCGTCGCTCGAGGGTACACCCACTGTAGACACGATTCGCACTCCGATCATGCCGACGGCGAGTCGCCTCGGTTCGACGACGTCAGCTCGGCGCGGCCGTCGGCTTCGTTAACCGGTCGCAGCGGCTCGAGGTGGCAGAAAACCGAAAACCGTGCGGGGAATTCGCGAGGCGAGCGGCGTTAGCTGAAAGAGAGGGTGCTACGCCCCCGTCCTTGAGGAGCGACCGACGGGAGCGAGGAGGGCGGGGATACAGCACCCGCACGATTGTCACACACCGTTACTCGCAAACACTTAATAAAACACACTTCATAGACGAAAGCAAGTCGCATGGAGTACAGTCCACGATACCGTCTCTTTCCCACCACCACCCAACGGGAGAGTCTCGACTGGACTCGTGACACCGTGCGACAACTCTACAACCACGCCCTCCACGAATTCGACAAGATACCAGAAGACGAGGGGACGCTTCGACAGCGCGTCTGGCACGTCCGCGACGAACTCCCACAACTCAAGCAACAGTGGACAGACCTCAAACAGGTCTACTCAACCGTCTTGCAGAACGCTGTCGAGCGTATCCGAACCAACATCACCAACCTCGGCACACTCAAAGCCAAGGGCTACGATGTTGGCTCGTTGAACTGGAAGTCACCGCGTGAGTACCGGAGTTTTACGTACCGGCAATCGGGCTTCGAACTCGACACGAAGAGTGGTCCGAGAGATCGAGCGATACTCCGCCTCACAAAAGTACGCGGTGAAACCATCGAAATCCCACTCCGCCTTCACCGTGACCTTCCCGACCACGATGCTATCAAAGAAGTCACGGTGAAGAAAGAACCCACAGGAGCGTGGTACGCTTCGTTCTGCATCAGCACCGACACGCCAGAGAAACCAGACCCAGCGGACATTGAGCCGGAAGACACGGTTGGGATCGACCTCGGCGTTCTCACCTTCGTCCACGATTCGGACGGACGCTCCGTCGGTCGTCTTGACCTGTCTGCGGAGCGTGAGCGCCTCGAGCGCGAGCAACGCTCGCTTTCTCGCAAACAGTACGAGTCGAACAACTGGGAGACGCAACGGCGGCGAGTCGCGACGGTCCATGCTCGCATGTCGAACAAGAAGCGAGATTATAAACACAAGCTCGCGCACTTTTACACGACCGAGCATGATGCCGTGTTCGTTGAGGATTTGAACGTGACGTCACTGCTTGAAGCCAGTGGCAACGCGCGGAACAAGGCCGAAGTCGGCTGGCGAAACTTCATTACGATTCTGAAACATCACGGTCGGAAGAACGGGTGTCACGTCATCGAAGTCGAACCGAGTGGCACGACGAAAGAGTGTGCATCGTGTGGCGTGGAGACTGAGAAGCCGGTGTGGGTCCGCGAACATTCCTGCCCGTCGTGTGGGTTCGAGTTGGACAGGGATTGGAACGCGGCGTTGAACATCCAGTCGCGTGGTCTGGAGAACCTAGGAGTGGTTCACTCCGAAGCAACGCCTGTGGAGACCGCGACCGCTGTGGATACTTCTGAAGTGTCTGCAAGTCGCGTCGTCGAAGCAGGAAGCCCCGCCCTCAAGGAGTCGCCAAAGGCGACGAGTAGGGCGGGGTAGTTCACCGGTAGGAGAGTTCGAGGTCGCGCGCTCGAGAGAGCAGATCCGCGTCGTAGTACTCCTCGGTCTGGGACGGTCGGATGTCGTCGATCGCGCGGACCTGTCGAACCGTGTTGCGGAAGTTCTTGAACGTCGCTTCGTCGACCATCTGGCCGTCGATGGTGACCGCGCCGGTGCCCTCGCGTTTGGCCTCGTTGAAGCGCTCGATCTTGTGGACGTCGCGCTCGAGTTCGTCGGGGGTGGGCATGTGGACCGTGTTGGCCTGGATGGTCTGTTTGGGGTACAGCGACCAGGAGCCGTCGAGGCCGAGCATCGCTTCGTGTTCGACCTGATCGGCGTAGTCGTCGGCGTTGTAGTACGTCAGGCCGGCGCGTTCCTTGAACAGGTCGTCGAAGGGGCCGCCGATCGAGAGCAGGCCAGCGGCGCTGGACTCGTTCGAGAGAGCCTCGAGCAGGCCGTCCCAGCGGGGCATGCCGTCGCCGAGGTCGCGGCCGCCGAGTTCGGCGGCGTAGTCGACGGGACCGAAGACGAGTGCGGTGAGACGGGAGTCCTCACCGAACTTGGAAATTTCGCGCAGGTCGGAGCGGGCGCGGCCGGTTTCGATGATGATCGAGAGGCCGATCGAGCCGTCCTCGTAGCCGTGTTCGGCCTCGGCTTCGGCGACGACCTCGGCGGCGCGCTCGACGTCCTCGAGGCGACCGACCTTGGGAACCACGACACCTTCGATCTCGTCGCCGATCTCGGCGACGAGTCGGTCGATCTGGTTGCGTCCCTTCTCGCAGTACTCCTCGTCCTCGTAGCTCCACTCGACGCGAGGCCAGATTTCGCCCGGGAAGTCGTACTGCGGGACCTTCTCGATGGTGTTCTCGAGTCCCTCGGCTTTCATGTCCGGGGCGGTCCCGTCTTCCATGTCGGGGACGAGCCAGTCGGGAGCCTGAAAGCCCTCGGCCTCGAGGGCGGAGACGAGATACTTCGCCGAGTCCTCTTTGGGGACGGCGGCCGGTGCGGTCTGGAACGTGCGGCAGAGTCGGATATCGTCGGTCATGTGTCTGAATTCGTAATCGTCTGCGATCGTTTCTGATTATCGTTCGTGTTAGTTAGAACGCTTTCGAATCTCGGCGGTTCGCGTCCCGGAATAGACGGGCTCGTCGTGCTGGTTGAACGCGATGTGTTCGAAGGTGACGGTGCCGGCTTCGTCGCTCGAGGCGTCGTTCTCGGCCTCGATGACGCGCGTAAAGGCGTAGACGGTGTCGCCGACGGCAACGAAGGTGTGGAAGGACTCGTCGTCGAAGCCGACTTCGCGCCAGGTCTGCTCGTCCGAGCGGGCGTGGCCAAGCGCGGTCGAGCGGGTGACGTCGCCGTACGTGACGATGTTGCCGGAGGGCGAGTCAGACATCACGTCGACGTTGTGGTGCTGTTTGGCAGTGTTGAGCGTCGAAAGCGGCAGCGAAGCGACGGTAACGTCGTCCTGGGTTCGGCCGCGTTCGTGGCGGTAGGCGACCGCGGCGTCGCGGTCTTCGGCTTCCGCGAGCGCGTCGACGAAATCCTCGAAGTACCCTCCCTCGGGGGTGACGAACTCGTCGGGGAGGTCGGGACCGTCGTCGCCGTCGTCTTCGGCGGCCGCGGCACCGCTCCCGTCCGTCGCGACGGGTTCGCGGCGGGGAATCATGTTCGTCCGCTCGTAGGAGCACAGCACGTCGCCGGTCTCGGCGTCCTTGCCGCGGGTGCGCCAGGAGACGATGCCGTATTCCGGGCGGGAACTCGAGGTGGCGCAGTTGACGACTTCGCTCTCGACGTGGAGTTCGGTGCCGGTGTAGACCGGCGCGGTGGGGAACCGCACGTCGGTCCGACCGAGGAAGTAGCCGCCTTTCTCACTGAGGTCCTCGACGGTGATGCCGAGCGTCGCGGCGGTCAGGTAGTCGGGATGGACCGGCGGTTCGTCGAAGCCGCGCTCTTCGGCGGCGTCGGTCCGCCAGTAGGCGGGATCGTGGTTGAGCGTCTGGCCCATCCAGGACTCGTTGCCGAACTGGGTGAGGGTGAGCCCGGGTGCGTGTTCGATGACGTCCCCTTCCTCGAAGTCCTCGAAGCAGTTCCCC encodes the following:
- a CDS encoding Gfo/Idh/MocA family protein → MIGVGIVGLGGMGTLHARSVRDLGADVVAGADLVPEQRRRFADEFGAVTYETHEELVVDDAVDAVIVTTPNRFHEPIAVAALEAGRDVLVEKPLAHTLESAERIVDAAARADGICMVGFHNRYAASMAMFDEQHARGRFGDLTHVEANYVRRRGVPGPGSWFTDPELAGGGALLDIGVHALDLALYTLDFPEIVEVSGVTRTTFGTREEYADPDGFGDNWDAEAETYDVDDSVSAFVRCADGQTISLEAAWATNRQESMDFRVRGTQAGAQFDIGDTNLEILETGTAGSDYYADVDMTGDTTVTGYAEQDEAFLAAVAAGTAPETNTVEEALTVQRVIDAIYRSSESGRSVTLAESPRETAARAKR
- a CDS encoding ThuA domain-containing protein, with amino-acid sequence MVAVTIWNEFRHEREDEAVGAVYPNGIHEVLAAALADAHDVRTATLDEPHHGLTAEVLEATDVLLWWGHEAHDEVSDAVADRVHRRVLEGMGFLPLHSSHYAKPFVRLMGTSCSLQYREDGATERLWVVDPGHPIADGLDEFVELPETEMYGEPFDVPEPDRQVFVSWFEGGEVFRSGCCYRRGNGRIFYFRPGHETYPIYHDAAVRRVLRNAVEWASPTEGAPRTFGERA
- a CDS encoding translation initiation factor eIF-2B, translating into MIDETAEEIREMQTHSSSVVAANAARALQELVEREFATVEEYTRALERNGSVLRRANPSHASLQNAVREVVDDVADADPDSVDEARRLTSEKIDEVVTRIESGKRLAAENAVDELTDGATLLTHDYSSTVLEALEQAIEAGKTFDVYVTEARPRYLGRKTARTLADLEGVDATLVTDSAHGIYLEECDRVVVGMDCIVNETLYNRVGTFPIAATAAQVGVPVTVLGSASKIVSEGFVFENEFRPDSEVMAEPADGFDVKNPAYDATPVDLLESVITDEGRQTF
- a CDS encoding Mrp/NBP35 family ATP-binding protein, encoding MDEAAVRDRLRTVDDPELGDDIVSLGLVNDIDIDGDGDRVAVDLALGAPYSPTESDIAAAVRRVLTDAGLEPDLTASVPDRDDLTNEEQVLPNVKNVIAVASGKGGVGKSTVAVNLAAGLSQLGARVGLFDADVYGPNVPRMVAADEPPMATEDETLVPPEKYGVKLMSMAFLTGEDDPVIWRGPMVHKVITQLTEDVEWGYLDYLVVDLPPGTGDTQLTMLQTMPVTGAVIVTTPQGVALDDARKGLEMFAKHDTVVLGIAENMSTFVCPDCGGEHDIFGSGGGEEFAEEHDMPFLGSIPLDTAVREGGDGGKPTVLKDGGDTSDALRTLTENVANNTGIVHRQGISQTRRNEAASPDR
- a CDS encoding uracil-DNA glycosylase, which gives rise to MDEECRNCPALCETRTQVVHGYGDVGADFLFVGERPTARADAVGVPFAGAGGRDGEGGLRRMLERLGLCDVTSPADAPALENAYLTDLTRCRDPDRRPTDDEIDACEPYLNAEIRMINPEILVPVGESALTELGTEYTTTPTDDLTLPGDHAARIRGRGFELVPMIDPHEQTDEQTQTWIETFAQLMASDYRQTKGRQER
- a CDS encoding RNA-guided endonuclease InsQ/TnpB family protein: MEYSPRYRLFPTTTQRESLDWTRDTVRQLYNHALHEFDKIPEDEGTLRQRVWHVRDELPQLKQQWTDLKQVYSTVLQNAVERIRTNITNLGTLKAKGYDVGSLNWKSPREYRSFTYRQSGFELDTKSGPRDRAILRLTKVRGETIEIPLRLHRDLPDHDAIKEVTVKKEPTGAWYASFCISTDTPEKPDPADIEPEDTVGIDLGVLTFVHDSDGRSVGRLDLSAERERLEREQRSLSRKQYESNNWETQRRRVATVHARMSNKKRDYKHKLAHFYTTEHDAVFVEDLNVTSLLEASGNARNKAEVGWRNFITILKHHGRKNGCHVIEVEPSGTTKECASCGVETEKPVWVREHSCPSCGFELDRDWNAALNIQSRGLENLGVVHSEATPVETATAVDTSEVSASRVVEAGSPALKESPKATSRAG
- the citE gene encoding L-malyl-CoA/beta-methylmalyl-CoA lyase, with the translated sequence MTDDIRLCRTFQTAPAAVPKEDSAKYLVSALEAEGFQAPDWLVPDMEDGTAPDMKAEGLENTIEKVPQYDFPGEIWPRVEWSYEDEEYCEKGRNQIDRLVAEIGDEIEGVVVPKVGRLEDVERAAEVVAEAEAEHGYEDGSIGLSIIIETGRARSDLREISKFGEDSRLTALVFGPVDYAAELGGRDLGDGMPRWDGLLEALSNESSAAGLLSIGGPFDDLFKERAGLTYYNADDYADQVEHEAMLGLDGSWSLYPKQTIQANTVHMPTPDELERDVHKIERFNEAKREGTGAVTIDGQMVDEATFKNFRNTVRQVRAIDDIRPSQTEEYYDADLLSRARDLELSYR
- the mch gene encoding 2-methylfumaryl-CoA hydratase → MTEWTDPETFAQALEQVETREKGNCFEDFEEGDVIEHAPGLTLTQFGNESWMGQTLNHDPAYWRTDAAEERGFDEPPVHPDYLTAATLGITVEDLSEKGGYFLGRTDVRFPTAPVYTGTELHVESEVVNCATSSSRPEYGIVSWRTRGKDAETGDVLCSYERTNMIPRREPVATDGSGAAAAEDDGDDGPDLPDEFVTPEGGYFEDFVDALAEAEDRDAAVAYRHERGRTQDDVTVASLPLSTLNTAKQHHNVDVMSDSPSGNIVTYGDVTRSTALGHARSDEQTWREVGFDDESFHTFVAVGDTVYAFTRVIEAENDASSDEAGTVTFEHIAFNQHDEPVYSGTRTAEIRKRSN